Proteins from a single region of Hymenobacter aquaticus:
- a CDS encoding glycosyltransferase family 4 protein, which translates to MTHSVVTATAAASPLRIAFVSSCSGEWGGSEELWSGTALLLARAGHTVRAFKTNVNANHPRLVALRVAGCPITDLTPAVTLRKRITNRLLPYRRQYTWRKISQQLLTRGLRALEPQLTVISQGSNYDGFVLADVCRSMGLPYVLLSQKAIDFFLPPDLERGLVQEIYRLAQRCYFVSRHNLELTELQLGMRLPEAEVVWNPYNVPFAGELAWPAPTATEVVQLACVARLHVPDKGQDLLLQVLAQPKWRQRAVHVTLFGDGPDEAAIQEMIAFLNLQDKVSFGGHTSDVAGIWRSHHALILPSRHEGLPLALVEAMLSGRPTIAANAGGIAELLTDEVTGFLAAAATVPALDEALERAWAARAAWPQLGAEAARQARASVPIDAPRLLAQKLLNLVAVSAS; encoded by the coding sequence GTGACCCATTCCGTCGTCACAGCCACCGCTGCTGCTTCGCCTTTGCGTATTGCGTTTGTTAGTTCCTGCTCCGGCGAATGGGGAGGCAGTGAAGAACTGTGGTCCGGCACGGCGCTGCTGCTGGCCCGGGCAGGCCATACGGTGCGGGCCTTCAAAACCAATGTGAATGCCAACCACCCTCGCCTGGTAGCCCTGCGCGTGGCCGGCTGCCCCATTACCGACCTTACGCCGGCCGTGACGCTACGCAAGCGCATCACCAACCGGCTGCTGCCCTACCGCCGGCAGTATACCTGGCGCAAAATCAGCCAGCAGCTGCTCACGCGGGGCCTGCGCGCCCTGGAGCCCCAGCTCACCGTTATTTCGCAGGGCTCCAACTACGACGGGTTTGTGCTGGCCGACGTGTGCCGCAGCATGGGCCTGCCCTACGTGCTGTTGTCGCAGAAAGCCATTGACTTTTTTCTACCCCCCGACCTGGAACGGGGCCTGGTGCAGGAAATCTACCGGCTGGCCCAGCGGTGCTACTTCGTGTCGCGCCACAACCTGGAGCTGACGGAGCTGCAGCTGGGTATGCGGCTGCCGGAGGCGGAGGTGGTCTGGAACCCCTACAACGTACCCTTCGCGGGAGAACTGGCGTGGCCCGCTCCTACTGCTACCGAGGTGGTGCAGCTGGCATGCGTGGCCCGCCTGCACGTGCCCGACAAAGGCCAGGATCTGCTTTTGCAGGTGCTGGCGCAGCCGAAGTGGCGGCAACGGGCCGTGCACGTTACCCTGTTCGGGGATGGCCCGGATGAGGCCGCTATTCAGGAGATGATTGCCTTTCTGAACTTGCAGGACAAGGTGAGCTTCGGCGGCCATACCTCCGACGTGGCGGGCATCTGGCGCAGCCACCACGCGCTGATATTGCCCTCCCGCCACGAGGGCCTGCCCCTGGCTTTGGTCGAGGCCATGCTGTCGGGGCGGCCCACTATTGCGGCCAATGCCGGCGGCATCGCCGAGCTGCTGACCGACGAAGTAACCGGGTTTCTGGCCGCCGCCGCTACCGTGCCGGCCCTCGATGAAGCCCTGGAGCGGGCCTGGGCAGCCCGGGCAGCTTGGCCGCAGCTCGGAGCCGAGGCCGCCCGGCAGGCCCGGGCCTCTGTGCCGATAGATGCCCCGCGGCTGCTGGCGCAGAAACTGCTGAATCTGGTGGCCGTTAGCGCCAGCTAG
- a CDS encoding patatin-like phospholipase family protein, producing the protein MTTTSNYPHALGLALSGGGYRAAAFHLGTLRKLHELGILPHVEVLSTISGGSITGAAYCLNGQTDYPAFHARMHAALRQKSVIGYVLRSAWFIRGLAVVAAFLVAAGWLLFSRYAPWAVLVLAGLVAVLLRYQFALFPISQEIERAYDQFFFQGATLAQLPARPLMAIGSSNLQTGRPFTFSQTRMGDSAYTAVRSHTYHYGLPPVRFVTTGFPVARAVMASSCVPFAFTPVRIARTFFQQPTRNSEVVPQLIDGGVYDNQGIQKITQPGSGYECRTVISSDAGAGLPDDEAYTNTIGVLVRTVDLFMNRIKNVQMSVNLYRNVELADRPIAFLSLGWRLANCIPGFVDNCLRGDVLPEVLLAHGFDSQGWQEVLERYRQPGQAEQVRAWLIERTEQQIGYAELAARDLTDAAWNIARTTPTNLTPLTDAQLEGLIRQGENLTELQVKLYCPHLLQVSSPAPVLA; encoded by the coding sequence ATGACGACTACCTCCAACTACCCTCATGCCCTGGGGCTGGCCCTGTCGGGGGGCGGCTACCGGGCGGCCGCTTTCCACCTGGGCACCCTCCGCAAGTTGCACGAGCTGGGCATTCTGCCGCACGTAGAGGTGCTGTCGACCATTTCCGGCGGCTCCATCACGGGGGCGGCTTACTGCCTGAATGGCCAAACCGATTACCCCGCGTTTCACGCGCGGATGCACGCCGCCCTCCGGCAGAAAAGCGTGATTGGGTACGTGCTACGCTCGGCCTGGTTTATCCGCGGCTTGGCCGTCGTCGCCGCTTTTCTGGTGGCGGCGGGGTGGCTGCTGTTTAGTCGGTACGCACCCTGGGCGGTGCTGGTGCTGGCGGGCTTAGTGGCCGTGCTGCTCCGCTACCAGTTCGCGCTGTTCCCGATCAGCCAGGAAATCGAGCGGGCCTACGACCAGTTCTTTTTTCAGGGCGCCACCTTGGCCCAGCTGCCCGCGCGGCCTTTGATGGCCATTGGCTCGTCGAATCTGCAGACGGGGCGGCCCTTCACGTTTTCGCAAACGCGCATGGGCGACTCGGCCTACACGGCAGTGCGCAGCCACACTTACCACTATGGCCTGCCGCCGGTGCGCTTCGTGACCACCGGGTTTCCGGTGGCCCGGGCCGTTATGGCTTCTTCCTGCGTCCCGTTTGCCTTTACCCCAGTACGCATCGCCCGAACCTTTTTCCAGCAGCCGACGCGGAATTCCGAGGTGGTGCCCCAGCTCATCGACGGCGGCGTGTATGATAACCAGGGAATTCAGAAGATAACCCAGCCCGGCAGCGGCTACGAGTGCCGCACCGTTATCAGCTCCGACGCCGGGGCCGGACTGCCCGACGACGAGGCCTACACCAACACCATCGGGGTGCTGGTCCGCACCGTGGATTTGTTCATGAACCGCATCAAGAACGTGCAGATGAGCGTCAACCTCTACCGCAACGTGGAGCTGGCCGACCGGCCGATTGCCTTCCTGTCGTTGGGCTGGCGGCTGGCCAACTGCATCCCGGGCTTCGTGGATAACTGCCTGCGGGGCGACGTGCTGCCCGAGGTGCTGCTAGCCCACGGCTTCGACTCACAAGGGTGGCAGGAAGTGCTGGAGCGCTACCGCCAGCCCGGACAGGCCGAACAGGTCCGCGCCTGGCTGATTGAGCGCACCGAGCAGCAAATAGGCTATGCCGAGCTGGCCGCCCGCGACCTGACCGACGCGGCCTGGAACATTGCCCGCACCACGCCCACCAACCTGACGCCCTTAACCGACGCTCAGCTCGAGGGGCTGATCCGGCAGGGCGAAAACCTCACGGAGCTGCAGGTAAAGCTCTATTGCCCGCACTTGCTCCAAGTTTCCAGCCCGGCCCCGGTTCTGGCCTGA
- a CDS encoding oxidoreductase — MATTPKHWFITGVSTGFGAALAELLLEKGDKVAATFRKPEQAEAFTQKAGANGRGFVVEVTDEAQVKQGIADAIQHFGHLDVIVNNAGYGSLGSIEEIDAAEVQRQFEVNVFGPLHVLRAVLPHLRERRSGHVLNITSIGGLKTFPGVGVYNASKFALEAIGESLAQQVAPLGIKVTNIEPSGFRTEWAGSSATYADTSIEDYRSTVGENLKGIQGYSGRQPGDPQRAAQIMYDVVRQENPPLHLPLGKAAVKGAREKFAALVKELESVASIGDSADFPE; from the coding sequence ATGGCTACTACCCCCAAACACTGGTTTATTACCGGCGTCAGCACTGGCTTCGGTGCGGCGCTGGCCGAGTTGCTGCTCGAGAAAGGCGACAAAGTAGCGGCTACCTTCCGCAAGCCGGAGCAGGCCGAGGCCTTCACCCAAAAAGCCGGCGCTAACGGCCGCGGCTTCGTGGTGGAAGTAACCGACGAGGCTCAGGTGAAGCAGGGAATTGCCGATGCCATCCAGCACTTCGGCCACCTCGACGTTATCGTCAACAACGCGGGCTACGGCTCACTGGGCAGCATCGAGGAAATCGACGCGGCCGAGGTGCAGCGCCAGTTCGAGGTGAACGTATTCGGGCCACTACACGTGCTGCGGGCCGTGCTGCCCCACCTGCGCGAGCGGCGCAGCGGCCACGTGCTCAACATCACCAGCATCGGGGGCCTGAAAACCTTCCCCGGCGTGGGCGTTTACAACGCCAGCAAGTTTGCCCTCGAAGCCATTGGCGAAAGCCTGGCCCAGCAGGTGGCGCCGCTCGGCATCAAGGTGACGAACATTGAGCCCAGCGGCTTCCGCACCGAGTGGGCCGGCAGCTCGGCCACCTACGCCGACACCAGCATCGAGGACTACCGCAGCACCGTGGGCGAAAACCTGAAGGGCATTCAGGGCTACAGTGGCCGCCAGCCCGGCGACCCGCAGCGCGCCGCTCAGATTATGTACGACGTGGTGCGCCAGGAAAATCCGCCCCTGCATTTGCCCCTGGGCAAAGCCGCCGTGAAAGGCGCCCGCGAGAAATTTGCCGCCCTGGTAAAAGAGCTGGAAAGCGTCGCCAGCATCGGCGACTCAGCGGACTTCCCGGAGTAG
- a CDS encoding DUF4886 domain-containing protein, protein MPHPWLRAGLLHLGVLGALLSAPGHAQSQSPAAAPTTILFVGNSFFHGRYEPAFSYNAATITVEKVGQQKIGPWGGIPAIFKTLTEQAGLRYDVHFECINGESLKMHYDSARAIIGQPRWNTVVLQEHSLWPLPARRSGRPEVFRDYATRLEQVVHKANPQARLYFYQTWARADQTYAPDKAYSGLPIDSMTLDLHRGYYLAARQNGHFAGVAPAGDAWLRAMRAGVAVRNPFAPEAGQLNLWGEDNYHPSQWGAYLNACVLLAEITGYDPRRLGAQEAAAAALGITPAQAVSLQRIAAEQVLAARPGAFTPGAAAKSAPKSSPRQVKLKAAAPGK, encoded by the coding sequence ATGCCCCACCCTTGGCTCCGAGCCGGCCTGCTGCACCTGGGCGTGCTCGGCGCGCTGCTGTCTGCCCCCGGCCACGCCCAATCCCAGTCGCCCGCCGCGGCCCCGACCACGATTCTGTTCGTGGGCAACAGCTTTTTCCACGGCCGCTACGAGCCGGCGTTCAGCTACAACGCGGCCACCATCACGGTGGAGAAAGTCGGGCAGCAGAAAATCGGGCCCTGGGGCGGCATCCCGGCTATTTTCAAAACCCTGACCGAACAGGCCGGCCTGCGCTACGACGTTCATTTTGAGTGCATCAACGGCGAGTCGCTGAAGATGCACTACGACAGCGCCCGGGCCATTATCGGGCAGCCGCGCTGGAACACGGTGGTGCTGCAGGAGCACAGCCTGTGGCCCCTGCCCGCCCGGCGCAGCGGCCGGCCCGAGGTATTCCGCGACTACGCCACCCGGCTGGAGCAAGTGGTGCACAAGGCCAACCCCCAGGCCCGGCTGTACTTCTACCAGACCTGGGCCCGCGCCGACCAGACCTACGCGCCCGACAAAGCATATTCCGGGCTGCCCATCGACTCGATGACCCTGGACTTGCACCGCGGCTACTACCTGGCCGCCCGGCAAAACGGCCATTTCGCGGGCGTGGCCCCGGCCGGCGACGCCTGGCTGCGCGCCATGCGGGCCGGCGTGGCCGTGCGCAACCCCTTCGCCCCGGAAGCCGGCCAGCTGAACCTGTGGGGCGAGGACAACTACCATCCCAGCCAGTGGGGCGCCTACCTGAATGCCTGCGTGCTGCTGGCCGAAATTACGGGCTACGACCCGCGCCGGCTGGGCGCGCAGGAGGCGGCGGCGGCGGCGCTGGGCATCACGCCGGCCCAGGCCGTGAGCCTGCAGCGCATTGCCGCCGAGCAGGTGCTGGCGGCCCGCCCCGGCGCTTTTACGCCGGGCGCGGCTGCGAAGTCGGCCCCGAAAAGCAGCCCCCGCCAGGTCAAACTCAAGGCAGCGGCCCCGGGGAAATAG
- a CDS encoding dicarboxylate/amino acid:cation symporter: MKKLTSNLTFQVLTAIALGIVVGALFPAFGAALKPIGDTFINLIKMLIAPIIFLTVVLGIGGMGDLKKVGRVGGKALLYFEIVTTLALIIGITAANLSKPGVGIDARASVATQTAAQAAEASKYTAQAGEMNWVEFFTHVVPHSVVGAFAEGDVLQVLLFAVLFGMALGRISPTYSQPLIATFERLSHAMFAVLGLVMKLAPLGAFGGMAFTIGKYGLATLLPLGQLMLVVYATMFLFIFGVLNAIMRYYGLSLWRFLGFIKEEILLVLGTSSSESALPRMIDKLERYGCSRSVAGLVIPTGYSFNLDGTSIYLSIAAIFLAQAFGIELSLTQELTLIGILMLTSKGAAGVTGSGFIVLASTLAATKIIPVEGVALLLGVDRFMSEARAITNVIGNGVATLVIAKSEGEFDEARHQLALAGVVSAAESDEVNV; encoded by the coding sequence ATGAAAAAACTCACCTCCAACCTCACCTTTCAGGTCCTGACGGCCATTGCCCTGGGCATCGTGGTCGGGGCGCTGTTTCCCGCGTTCGGGGCGGCCCTCAAGCCCATCGGCGACACGTTCATCAACCTGATTAAGATGCTCATCGCGCCCATCATTTTCCTGACGGTGGTGCTGGGCATCGGGGGCATGGGCGACCTGAAAAAAGTGGGCCGCGTGGGCGGCAAGGCGCTGCTGTACTTCGAAATCGTGACGACCCTGGCCCTGATTATCGGCATCACGGCAGCCAACCTGAGCAAGCCCGGCGTGGGCATCGACGCCCGGGCCTCGGTGGCCACCCAGACGGCCGCGCAAGCCGCCGAAGCCTCCAAATACACGGCCCAGGCCGGAGAAATGAACTGGGTGGAGTTTTTTACCCACGTGGTGCCGCACAGCGTGGTGGGCGCCTTTGCCGAGGGCGACGTGCTACAGGTTCTGCTCTTCGCGGTGCTGTTTGGCATGGCGCTGGGCCGCATTTCGCCCACCTACAGCCAGCCCCTGATTGCCACGTTTGAGCGGTTGTCGCACGCCATGTTTGCCGTGCTGGGGCTGGTCATGAAGCTGGCCCCGCTGGGCGCGTTTGGGGGCATGGCCTTCACCATCGGCAAGTACGGCCTGGCCACGCTGCTGCCGCTGGGCCAGCTGATGCTGGTGGTGTACGCCACCATGTTTCTGTTCATTTTCGGGGTGCTGAACGCCATTATGCGCTACTACGGCCTGAGCTTGTGGCGCTTCCTGGGCTTTATCAAGGAAGAAATCCTGCTGGTGCTGGGCACGTCCTCGTCCGAGTCGGCGCTGCCACGCATGATCGACAAGCTGGAACGCTACGGCTGCTCCCGCTCGGTGGCCGGCCTGGTCATCCCGACGGGCTACTCCTTCAACCTCGACGGCACCTCTATTTACCTCAGTATTGCCGCTATTTTCCTGGCCCAGGCCTTCGGCATCGAGCTTTCCTTAACCCAGGAGCTGACGCTCATCGGGATTCTGATGCTGACCAGCAAAGGCGCGGCCGGCGTCACGGGCTCGGGCTTCATCGTGCTGGCTTCCACGCTGGCCGCCACCAAAATTATTCCGGTGGAAGGCGTGGCCCTGCTGCTGGGCGTCGACCGGTTTATGAGCGAGGCCCGGGCCATTACCAACGTCATCGGCAACGGCGTGGCCACGCTGGTCATTGCCAAGAGCGAGGGCGAGTTTGACGAAGCCCGGCACCAGCTGGCCCTGGCCGGCGTAGTTTCCGCCGCCGAGTCGGATGAGGTGAACGTATAG
- a CDS encoding prenyltransferase/squalene oxidase repeat-containing protein: MQPEPLPLAPVASAPSDLNPAIERALTYLHRRQLADGQFAVYCALELPMQGWRYADSAVFPTALVAHCLLHAEKQSALADEMLSQATEFMRNQMNHGGLWNHFTNLHHLRHLCPLDIDDTACVSAVLRARGVACPVPTNVPLILANRNDEGLFYSWFLLRLRWVPNRTFWRVAARELLHPVKSLLFWRGVEASRNDVDGVVNANALYYLGDIPETQPVIAFLLRIIAQKQEGTCDLWYLDPFFVYYSFTRCYHAGITQLEPMRQPIIDRILAQAKPDGRLGETLADTAWAVCSLLNLGSYPAELVPAVRYIQQTQGEHGEWPRWLLYYGGPKRLLGWGSEELTTAFCLEALVRYQALAGGTNEPK; the protein is encoded by the coding sequence ATGCAACCTGAACCGCTTCCCTTGGCCCCCGTCGCTTCCGCGCCCTCCGACCTCAACCCGGCTATTGAGCGGGCTCTGACCTATCTGCACCGGCGCCAGCTGGCCGACGGGCAGTTTGCCGTGTATTGCGCCCTCGAGCTGCCCATGCAGGGCTGGCGCTACGCCGACAGCGCCGTGTTTCCCACGGCCCTGGTGGCGCATTGCCTGCTGCACGCCGAAAAGCAAAGCGCCCTGGCGGATGAAATGCTGAGCCAGGCCACCGAGTTTATGCGCAACCAGATGAACCACGGCGGCCTGTGGAATCATTTTACCAACCTGCACCACCTGCGCCACCTCTGCCCGCTCGACATCGACGACACGGCCTGCGTGTCGGCGGTGCTGCGGGCGCGGGGCGTTGCCTGCCCGGTCCCGACCAACGTGCCGCTGATTTTGGCCAACCGCAACGACGAGGGGCTGTTTTACTCCTGGTTTCTGCTGCGCCTGCGCTGGGTGCCCAACCGCACGTTCTGGCGGGTGGCGGCCCGCGAGCTGCTGCACCCGGTGAAAAGCCTGCTGTTCTGGCGCGGGGTGGAAGCCAGCCGCAACGACGTGGATGGCGTGGTCAACGCCAATGCCCTGTATTACCTGGGCGACATTCCCGAGACGCAGCCGGTTATTGCCTTCCTGCTGCGCATCATTGCCCAAAAGCAGGAAGGCACCTGCGACCTGTGGTACCTCGACCCGTTTTTCGTGTACTACTCGTTCACGCGCTGCTACCACGCCGGCATCACGCAGCTGGAGCCCATGCGCCAGCCCATCATCGACCGGATTCTGGCCCAGGCCAAACCCGACGGCCGCCTGGGCGAAACCCTGGCCGATACCGCCTGGGCCGTGTGCAGCCTGCTGAACCTGGGCAGCTACCCGGCCGAGCTGGTCCCGGCCGTGCGCTACATTCAGCAAACCCAGGGCGAGCATGGCGAGTGGCCCCGCTGGCTGCTCTACTACGGCGGCCCCAAGCGCCTGCTGGGCTGGGGCTCGGAGGAACTCACTACGGCCTTCTGCCTCGAAGCCCTGGTGCGCTACCAGGCGCTGGCCGGCGGAACTAACGAACCGAAATAG
- a CDS encoding universal stress protein: MKNLLVPTDFSPAAHNAFEVALRLAQRTGGSITLLHVEEQHDTPRFSSSGGRIGGSTIEDVFMIKLLQKIKHQMHELMAEGQRLVPEVPVQDVLRTSTLVQSVLDVIAERNIDLVVMGAQKHSAWQHFFAGSNTERLVRTAPCPVLTVKHPEMQFNVQHIVFPSDFSAEADRAVPDLQRIQAVFPDATLHLLKVVPDIDQYSEAMARIQSFAERHHLAHCEAEVIDAADVSVGIPLFAQQAHADLVVMPTHAHTGLSHYLHHNVAENVAVHAAPPVLTFRV, encoded by the coding sequence ATGAAAAACCTCCTGGTACCCACCGATTTTTCCCCCGCCGCCCACAATGCCTTCGAAGTGGCGTTGCGGCTGGCGCAGCGCACGGGCGGCAGCATCACGCTGCTGCACGTGGAAGAGCAGCACGACACGCCCCGCTTCAGCTCGTCGGGCGGGCGCATTGGCGGCAGCACCATCGAAGACGTGTTCATGATTAAGCTGCTGCAAAAGATCAAGCACCAGATGCACGAGCTCATGGCCGAGGGCCAGCGCCTGGTACCCGAAGTGCCCGTGCAGGACGTGCTGCGGACCTCGACGCTGGTGCAGTCGGTGCTCGACGTCATTGCCGAGCGCAACATCGACCTGGTGGTGATGGGGGCACAGAAGCACAGCGCCTGGCAGCACTTTTTTGCCGGCTCCAACACCGAGCGGCTGGTGCGCACGGCACCCTGCCCGGTGCTCACCGTGAAGCACCCGGAAATGCAGTTCAACGTGCAGCACATCGTGTTTCCGTCCGACTTCTCGGCCGAAGCCGACCGGGCCGTACCCGATTTGCAGCGCATTCAGGCGGTTTTCCCCGATGCCACCCTGCACCTGCTCAAAGTCGTGCCCGACATCGACCAGTACTCGGAGGCTATGGCCCGCATCCAGTCGTTTGCCGAGCGCCACCACCTGGCGCACTGCGAGGCGGAGGTTATCGACGCGGCCGACGTCAGCGTGGGCATTCCGCTGTTTGCCCAGCAGGCCCACGCCGACCTGGTCGTGATGCCGACCCACGCCCACACCGGCCTGAGCCACTACCTGCACCACAACGTGGCCGAAAACGTGGCCGTGCACGCCGCGCCCCCGGTGCTCACCTTCCGGGTGTAG
- a CDS encoding UbiA family prenyltransferase: protein MARVQAPAALGFSGQLAEIARVQDWWSCKFSPVLATFYASACLAGVTVWPLLPKLLLLLLSLTVGATYVSVINDWTDQADDQAGGKYNRVANKPTVFPMALLVLCLGTGLVLGVYFWHTSPLSGMLYLGSWVAFSCYSLPPIRLKKRGLAGVLSDASGSHLFPQLLTVSLVSAWTSHPLPGLWYAAVGVWALACGIRNILLHQLDDVEADAQAGVSTWVSLRGTRFAQRFGQYVVFPIEVLAFGTMLVLSQQIWPVLLLGVYAAMEAFKWRLWSSPPRVLQPNSRILLGEYYEVFYPLAFVLVLSLRHPIDGWVLALHLLLFGLRFWQTVYLFGWAGSLVVRKVMSRLA from the coding sequence ATGGCACGAGTACAAGCTCCGGCTGCCTTGGGTTTCAGTGGTCAGTTAGCTGAAATAGCCCGGGTGCAGGATTGGTGGAGTTGCAAGTTTTCGCCGGTTCTGGCTACGTTTTACGCTTCTGCCTGCCTGGCCGGCGTAACGGTGTGGCCTTTGCTGCCCAAGCTGCTGCTGCTGCTGCTGAGTCTCACGGTGGGGGCCACCTACGTCAGCGTCATCAACGACTGGACTGACCAGGCCGACGACCAGGCCGGCGGTAAATACAACCGGGTGGCCAACAAGCCCACCGTTTTCCCGATGGCGCTGCTGGTGCTCTGCCTGGGCACGGGCTTGGTGCTGGGCGTGTACTTCTGGCACACCAGCCCGCTCAGTGGCATGCTGTACCTGGGCTCGTGGGTGGCGTTTTCCTGTTATTCCCTGCCCCCCATCCGGCTGAAAAAGCGGGGCCTGGCCGGGGTTCTGTCCGATGCCTCGGGCTCCCACCTGTTTCCCCAGCTGCTCACCGTTTCCCTGGTTTCGGCCTGGACCAGCCATCCGCTGCCGGGCCTGTGGTATGCCGCCGTGGGCGTGTGGGCCCTGGCCTGCGGCATCCGGAACATCTTGCTGCACCAGCTCGACGACGTGGAGGCCGATGCGCAGGCCGGCGTCAGTACCTGGGTGAGCTTGCGTGGCACCCGCTTTGCCCAGCGTTTCGGGCAATACGTGGTGTTTCCAATTGAAGTGCTGGCCTTTGGCACCATGCTGGTGCTGAGCCAGCAGATCTGGCCGGTGCTGCTGCTGGGCGTGTATGCCGCCATGGAAGCCTTTAAGTGGCGCCTCTGGAGCAGTCCGCCCCGGGTGCTCCAGCCCAATTCCCGCATCCTGCTGGGCGAGTACTACGAGGTGTTCTACCCCCTGGCCTTCGTGCTGGTCCTGAGCCTGCGCCACCCCATCGATGGGTGGGTGCTGGCCTTGCACCTGCTGCTATTCGGTCTGCGCTTCTGGCAAACCGTGTACCTCTTTGGTTGGGCCGGCTCGCTGGTTGTGCGCAAAGTAATGAGCCGCCTGGCCTAG
- a CDS encoding ATP-grasp domain-containing protein, which translates to MAQPQKPIGIYYEHPEWFKPLFAELDRRGLPYEKIDAAHHLFDPAETESRYSLVVNRMSSSAYLRGHGQGIFHTAGFATHLERIGTRIINGSAATSIETNKARQLSLFASLGLKYPKSFVVNHASRIADAARQLQFPIVVKVNIGGSGAGIIRFDTLEGVEAAVAANQIDLGIDQTALVQEYVTPRGGNIHRVETLDGKFLYAMKVFTTGESFNLCPAEICQIPEEPAAEFCLTEAPKKGIQVEAFTPPAEVIEAVERIVAAAKIDVGGIEYLIDDQTGDVLFYDVNALSNFVADAVNVVGFDPYARFVDYLESQLPAPAAAKAPVAEAAVASVTE; encoded by the coding sequence ATGGCCCAGCCTCAGAAGCCGATTGGCATTTATTACGAACACCCCGAATGGTTTAAGCCCCTGTTTGCCGAGCTGGACCGCCGGGGCCTGCCCTACGAAAAGATTGACGCCGCCCACCACCTCTTCGACCCGGCCGAAACCGAGAGCCGCTACTCCCTGGTGGTAAACCGGATGAGCTCCTCGGCTTACCTGCGCGGCCACGGCCAGGGCATTTTCCACACCGCCGGCTTTGCTACCCACCTGGAGCGCATCGGCACCCGCATCATCAACGGCTCGGCGGCCACCAGCATCGAAACCAACAAGGCCCGGCAACTCTCGCTGTTTGCCTCCTTGGGCTTGAAATACCCGAAGTCCTTCGTGGTCAACCACGCCTCGCGCATTGCCGACGCGGCCCGGCAGCTCCAATTCCCGATTGTGGTGAAAGTCAACATCGGCGGAAGCGGGGCGGGCATCATCCGCTTCGACACGCTGGAGGGCGTGGAGGCCGCCGTAGCCGCCAATCAGATTGATCTGGGCATCGACCAGACGGCCCTGGTGCAGGAATACGTGACGCCCCGCGGCGGCAACATTCACCGGGTGGAAACCCTCGACGGCAAGTTTCTCTACGCCATGAAGGTGTTTACGACCGGGGAAAGCTTCAACCTCTGCCCGGCCGAAATCTGCCAGATACCGGAGGAGCCGGCGGCCGAGTTCTGCCTGACCGAAGCGCCCAAGAAAGGCATTCAGGTGGAAGCCTTTACGCCCCCGGCCGAGGTGATTGAAGCCGTGGAGCGCATCGTGGCCGCCGCCAAAATCGACGTGGGCGGCATCGAGTACCTGATTGACGACCAAACCGGCGACGTTCTCTTCTACGACGTCAACGCCCTGTCCAACTTCGTGGCCGATGCCGTGAACGTCGTCGGTTTCGACCCCTACGCCCGCTTCGTGGACTACCTCGAAAGCCAGCTGCCCGCCCCGGCAGCCGCCAAGGCACCTGTCGCCGAAGCCGCAGTAGCCTCAGTCACGGAGTAG
- a CDS encoding LLM class flavin-dependent oxidoreductase — MRYGYWMPVFGGWLRNVEDENMRADWDYVKTLAQRSEELGYDLSLIAELNLNDIKGEEAPSLDAWSTAAALAAVTKKIELMVAVRPTFHSPALLAKQAANIDHISGGRLSLNVVSSWWQDEAKKYGVHFEQHDDRYARTAEWLHVVDNMWKQDHFTFEGKFYQVTDSILQPKPVSRPRPFLYAGGESEAAKNLIAAQCDGYVMHGDDPAAIGRRIQDLSQRRDKLGLPPMKFGVAAYSVVRNTEAEVKKELARITNVQGSAAGYKNYQQWLAGTQLENQVSLQDYSVSNRGLRSGLTGTPDQVAEQVAAFEAVGVDLFLLQCSPQLEEMERFSEAVIQVLA; from the coding sequence ATGCGTTACGGATATTGGATGCCCGTTTTTGGCGGGTGGCTGCGCAACGTCGAAGACGAGAACATGCGCGCCGACTGGGACTACGTCAAAACGCTGGCCCAGCGCAGTGAGGAGCTGGGCTACGACCTCTCGCTCATTGCCGAGCTGAACCTGAACGACATCAAGGGCGAGGAAGCTCCCAGCCTGGATGCCTGGAGCACAGCCGCCGCCCTGGCCGCCGTGACCAAGAAAATCGAGCTGATGGTGGCCGTGCGGCCCACGTTTCACTCCCCGGCCCTGCTGGCCAAGCAGGCCGCCAACATCGACCACATCAGCGGCGGCCGGTTGTCCTTGAACGTGGTGTCGTCGTGGTGGCAGGACGAGGCCAAGAAGTACGGGGTGCACTTCGAGCAGCACGACGACCGCTACGCCCGCACCGCCGAGTGGCTGCACGTGGTGGATAATATGTGGAAGCAGGACCACTTCACCTTCGAGGGCAAGTTCTACCAGGTCACCGACTCGATTCTGCAGCCCAAGCCCGTGTCGCGCCCCCGGCCGTTTCTCTATGCCGGCGGCGAGTCGGAGGCGGCCAAAAACCTCATTGCCGCCCAGTGCGACGGCTACGTGATGCACGGCGACGACCCGGCGGCCATCGGCCGCCGCATTCAGGATCTGAGCCAGCGCCGCGACAAGCTGGGCTTGCCGCCCATGAAGTTTGGGGTGGCGGCTTACTCGGTGGTGCGCAACACTGAAGCCGAGGTAAAAAAGGAGCTGGCGCGCATTACCAACGTGCAGGGCTCGGCGGCGGGCTACAAAAACTACCAGCAGTGGCTGGCCGGCACCCAGCTCGAAAACCAGGTTTCGTTGCAGGACTACTCGGTATCGAACCGCGGCCTGCGCTCGGGCCTCACCGGCACGCCCGACCAGGTAGCCGAGCAAGTGGCCGCCTTCGAGGCCGTGGGCGTAGATTTGTTCCTGCTCCAGTGCAGCCCCCAGCTGGAGGAAATGGAGCGGTTCTCGGAAGCCGTTATTCAGGTGCTGGCCTAG